The Mycolicibacterium flavescens genomic interval TTCGGGGTGGCGATGGTGTTCTGCGCGACGGCCGCCCTGTGGTGCCGCCCGGCCAAACTGGCCGGCCCGCTACCGTCACACGTTTAGCGTTGCGCCTCAGGCGCTTTCGGCGGCCTTGCGCGCCCGTTCCGTCATGGAGGCGACCACTCCACCGTCGTTGAGGATGTCGGTGCCGGTGAGGTAGCCCGCCTTGGGACTGACGCAGAACGCGAACAGCTCGGCCATCTCCTGCGGTGTGCCCCACCGCGGGACGGCGGCGTCGGTGACCATCGCGCCTGCGCCTGCCTGCTCCTCCAGCCTGCCCATCTCGGTGTCGACGGATCCCGGGGAGACCGAGACGATGCGCAGGCCCTTGCCGTTGAACCGTTCGGCCTGTGACGAGCTGTACCACCGCACGAAGCTCTTGCTGACGGCGTAGGCAATGCCCGAACGCGCCTCCGGCCCGGCGATGTCGCACGCGGCAAGCATGTCGGCCATAAACGCGTCCTGATCGGCCATCGCTTGCGGGAACTTGTTTTTGGGGATCATCTCGTCGGGCAGCAGGTGCGCGGCCATGGATGCGACGTTGACGATCGCGGCGCCCTCGGAGGCCGCCTCGAAGAACGCCTCGTTGACGTTGACCGTGCCGATCGCGTTGGTGCGCATCACATATTCGGCGTCACCCATGCTGGGGCTCACGCCCGCGGTGTGAACCACCGAGGCGATCGTGCCCACGCCGGTCGCCGTCTCGAAGAGCCGATCGACCGCCGCCCGGTCGGTGACATCACAGTGCACCGCGGTGACGGTGATGCCCGCGTCGGCCAACTCCGCGGCCGGGGTGTCGAGCCGGTCCTTCCTGACGTCGCACAGGACCAGGGCATGGTCATGTCCGAGGATGCGGGCAGTCGCCTGGCCCATGCCACCGGCGCCACCGGTGATGATCGACACTCGACTCATAGCGGGAACGCTATACCGAAAGCGCGACGGGATGCCCGACGGGTGGCGCGTCCGTTAGACGCCGACCGCGCGCTCCAGATCCTTCAGCGACGTCTCGAGGTGGCCGAGCAGCCGCTGAAGCGACGGCACGCTCCGCCGGTCGCCG includes:
- the hsdA_4 gene encoding dehydrogenase of uncharacterised specificity, short-chain alcohol dehydrogenase like protein, with translation MSRVSIITGGAGGMGQATARILGHDHALVLCDVRKDRLDTPAAELADAGITVTAVHCDVTDRAAVDRLFETATGVGTIASVVHTAGVSPSMGDAEYVMRTNAIGTVNVNEAFFEAASEGAAIVNVASMAAHLLPDEMIPKNKFPQAMADQDAFMADMLAACDIAGPEARSGIAYAVSKSFVRWYSSSQAERFNGKGLRIVSVSPGSVDTEMGRLEEQAGAGAMVTDAAVPRWGTPQEMAELFAFCVSPKAGYLTGTDILNDGGVVASMTERARKAAESA